DNA from Bacteroidia bacterium:
GAAGGAGCCTTAAAACTCAAAGAAATTTCATATATTCACGCAGAAGGGTATCCGGCTGCCGAAATGAAACATGGGCCAATCGCTCTTATAGACGAAAATATGCCCGTGGTAGTGATTGCACCCAAAGATAAATCTTATGATAAAATAGTTTCTAATATTCAAGAAGTAAAGGCACGAAAAGGTAGCATCATCGCAGTTGTAACAGAAGGAGACAGCACCATTGACCCACTGGCCAGCTATGTATTGGAAATACCACCGGTTGATGAAGCTCTCAGCCCACTATTAACTGTATTGCCTCTACAGCTATTATCATATCACATTGCAGTATTACGCGGCTGCAATGTAGATCAGCCCAGAAATCTGGCAAAATCTGTAACTGTTGAATAAAGAGTTACAGATTTATCTAAAAGACTTAATACTTTAACGTAAAGTCGTTACTTTTTTCCTACGATAATTATATTGTCTTGACAAAAGACAGTCTGAACCTCAGTAAATAGCTGCTGGGCATAAGCAAGGCTTTCATTGTATCGTTCACGGGTTTGTGGTTTTGTGGGCATCCAATTCATCAAACAATAACCTCCCGGGAGTAGTTTGCGGTTTAGATTTTTCCAAAAAACCTCAGAACTACCATATTCCGGTACTTCATCATGAATAAAAACATCAACCAAAATAAGGTCGTATTGTAGCGTTGTTTCTGATAAGAACAAAAACGCATTATCCTGAAAAACAGTTAGATTTGGAACTTTCGGCCAGCTAAAAAAATGTTTTCCCAGTTCTATAACGCAAGGATCAATTTCTACTCCGGTTATTTTTAGGTCGTTATGCTTTTTTAATAATTCAAGGATACTACCTGTTCCGAAGCCCAAAATCAGAACAGAATGAAATATAATTTGCTTAAGTCCAAGTTCTTCAAAGACATGGTCAAATACAAAGAATAAACTTCCACCGGAATAATTTACCTTATCTGAGTTTAGGAGCAGTCGTCCTTGTTCTAAGCTTACCTCAAGTTTACCCGAAATAGCAGAATGCTGTTGGGCTACGATGATAGGTTTAAAATAGCTAATTAGGTAGCTAAACCATGTAACCACCTATTTATCAACAACTTTTGGGACACGGATATAGTCAGTATCTTTTTTCGGGGCATTTTGTAGTATATCTGATACAGCTAACGAAGATTCCGGAATATCCAGCCGTAAGTGATTGTGTTCTTGGGTGATATGTACTAAAGGTTCTACTTTTGAAGTATCAAGCTCATTTAGACGCTCAATCATTCCTAAAATCTTCATTAAATCTTGTTTAGCTGTTAGCCTTTGCTCAGGGCTGATGTTTAACTTAGCTAAAGAACATAGACGGTTTAATAGTTCGTCATTTACTTCAACTGGCATAGCGTTTGATATTTTGTTCAAATAAATTGTGAATAGATTGTTTGGCTTCATCCAGATATTCATCGCTCCAATTGTCGGTTTCTATGGGCGGGTCTATAATAACTTTAACAGTTCCGGGATTTAGGATAAAGTTTCGGTCTAAGATATTTCTGGAATTTATGATGGTTACTGGTAAGATTGGTATTTTAGTCTGAATAGCCAATCGGAATGCGCCATTTTTTAGATTACCTATGGGCAATGGATGTTTGGTTGTTCCTTCAGGAAAAATAACGATAGAAGTTCCTTCTAAGAGGTGTTTTTTTACTTGCTCCATAGCTGCGGCAGTTTGCT
Protein-coding regions in this window:
- a CDS encoding methyltransferase domain-containing protein codes for the protein MVTWFSYLISYFKPIIVAQQHSAISGKLEVSLEQGRLLLNSDKVNYSGGSLFFVFDHVFEELGLKQIIFHSVLILGFGTGSILELLKKHNDLKITGVEIDPCVIELGKHFFSWPKVPNLTVFQDNAFLFLSETTLQYDLILVDVFIHDEVPEYGSSEVFWKNLNRKLLPGGYCLMNWMPTKPQTRERYNESLAYAQQLFTEVQTVFCQDNIIIVGKK
- the gatC gene encoding Asp-tRNA(Asn)/Glu-tRNA(Gln) amidotransferase subunit GatC; amino-acid sequence: MPVEVNDELLNRLCSLAKLNISPEQRLTAKQDLMKILGMIERLNELDTSKVEPLVHITQEHNHLRLDIPESSLAVSDILQNAPKKDTDYIRVPKVVDK